A part of Chitinimonas koreensis genomic DNA contains:
- a CDS encoding sensor histidine kinase, with protein sequence MPTPTTAWRAPWRNLLVTLVVNTLAGVFFSLTSDSPAWRVMLTIHVVGLSVFAVVTVTFTVIKPPPRREPFYFVGAIVVGALLGLVFNWLMRWDELSDVVRQYPAYLLASLMVFMLAAAVIASILWGREKSGRLEAAYHAEQARRGDQEKQLMAAQMRMLQAQIEPHFLFNTLANVQSLIDVSPVTAKKMLGLFNDYLRASLARTRDAQGTVRQELDLLRAYLGILQIRMAERLEFELDCPPGLLDAPLPPMLLQPLVENAVRHGLEPKVEGGTVRITISVRGDTLLAEVSDDGLGLQEGLGSFGMGLANVRARLSTLYDGQARLELAANAAGGVSARIELPLRG encoded by the coding sequence ATGCCTACTCCAACCACCGCCTGGCGCGCCCCCTGGCGCAATCTGCTGGTCACGCTGGTCGTCAACACCCTGGCCGGGGTGTTCTTCTCGCTGACCAGCGATTCGCCGGCCTGGCGCGTGATGCTGACCATCCATGTGGTGGGCCTGTCGGTGTTCGCGGTGGTCACGGTCACCTTCACCGTCATCAAGCCGCCGCCGCGGCGCGAACCGTTCTACTTCGTCGGCGCCATCGTGGTCGGCGCGCTGCTCGGCCTGGTGTTCAACTGGCTGATGCGCTGGGACGAGCTCAGCGACGTGGTGCGCCAGTACCCCGCCTACCTGCTGGCCAGCCTGATGGTGTTCATGCTGGCCGCCGCCGTGATCGCCAGCATCCTGTGGGGGCGCGAGAAATCCGGCCGGCTCGAGGCCGCCTACCATGCCGAGCAGGCCCGCCGCGGCGACCAGGAGAAGCAGCTGATGGCGGCCCAGATGCGCATGCTGCAGGCGCAGATCGAGCCGCATTTCCTGTTCAACACCCTGGCCAACGTACAGAGCCTGATCGACGTCTCGCCGGTGACGGCCAAGAAGATGCTCGGCCTGTTCAACGACTACCTGCGCGCCTCGCTGGCGCGCACGCGCGATGCGCAGGGCACGGTGCGGCAGGAGCTCGACCTGTTGCGCGCCTACCTCGGCATCCTGCAGATCCGCATGGCCGAGCGGCTCGAATTCGAGCTCGACTGCCCGCCCGGGCTGCTCGACGCGCCGCTGCCGCCGATGCTGCTGCAGCCGCTGGTCGAGAACGCGGTGCGCCACGGCCTCGAGCCCAAGGTCGAAGGCGGCACGGTGCGCATCACGATCAGCGTGCGCGGCGATACGCTGCTGGCCGAGGTCAGCGACGACGGCCTGGGCCTGCAGGAAGGGCTCGGCAGCTTCGGCATGGGGTTGGCCAACGTGCGGGCGCGGCTCAGCACGCTGTACGACGGCCAGGCCCGGCTCGAGCTGGCCGCCAATGCCGCGGGCGGCGTCAGCGCCCGCATCGAACTCCCGCTGCGCGGCTGA
- a CDS encoding gamma carbonic anhydrase family protein yields the protein MATRPFKGIHPTVPESAWIDPAAVVVGDVVLGENASIWPGAIVRGDVNHVRIGNDSNVQDLACLHVTHKRDSDPEGAPLIIGERVTIGHQVTLHGCTIGDECLIGIGTIVLDRAVLEPRVMVGAGSLVPPGKVLKSGWLYLGRPVKEVRPLSPEELAHFAYSAQHYVRLMRAHRES from the coding sequence ATGGCCACCCGTCCGTTCAAAGGCATCCATCCCACCGTTCCCGAATCCGCCTGGATCGATCCCGCCGCGGTGGTGGTGGGCGACGTGGTCCTCGGCGAGAACGCCTCGATCTGGCCTGGCGCCATCGTGCGCGGCGACGTCAACCACGTGCGGATCGGCAACGATTCCAACGTGCAGGACCTGGCCTGCCTGCACGTCACCCACAAGCGCGACAGCGACCCCGAAGGCGCGCCGCTGATCATCGGCGAGCGCGTGACCATCGGCCACCAGGTCACCCTGCACGGCTGCACCATCGGCGACGAATGCCTGATCGGCATCGGTACCATCGTGCTCGACCGCGCGGTGCTCGAGCCGCGGGTGATGGTCGGCGCCGGTTCCTTGGTGCCGCCGGGCAAGGTGCTCAAGTCGGGTTGGCTCTACCTCGGCCGGCCGGTCAAGGAAGTGCGGCCGCTGAGCCCCGAGGAGCTGGCCCACTTCGCCTACTCGGCCCAGCACTACGTGCGGCTGATGCGCGCCCATCGCGAGTCCTGA
- a CDS encoding TonB-dependent receptor → MNRLALALATVGVMGAATSVFAAEGDKVDKIEVTGSRIKRISSETPSPITVVTRKEIEQSGKATVAEVLRSVSANNANSYNETFSNSFAPGASGLSLRGLGQKSTLVLLNGRRVANYGFAQNLSDAFFDLNSIPASAIQRVEILKDGASAVYGSDAIAGVVNIILRKDFTGLEASASAGTSTEGGLNEYRVTATGGIGNLDEDRFNVLASFDYFKRDSLKATERDFTKDQDFRAYPGGLFGWSASGGTYRVAATSRQAFATCPNGTVKMPASNFSNPYTGTNLTGDVCAFNLAPYTELMPGTERVNGFVRGAANFGNLQAYGEVLLSHTETEQTFSPAAVSNTGIGTRYNPVTGGLSLDDNKLPVGNAANPFATPSRFAYAFIDVGPRSAKIDSDSYRVLGGLKGEFGGWEWDVAGGRSENKAKNVQFNRINGVRLAEVIKNGSYSFLNPQNSKAVADSLRLNLNRESTSTVDFADFELSGELFDLPGGKVGIATGLDWRREEMDDRPDDALAKGLVLGQGATRTQGSRDVTAAFVELNMPVLKSLEFTLAGRQDRYSDFGSAFSPKIGAKWTPTRQVMFRSSYSEGFRAPTLAENAESNSTFFVNLIDRNHPNPALRGQTVSVAGIIASNPSLEAERSKSYTLGVVFEPSNSFNTSLDFYKIRQRKLVTSDDTQYVADHENEAQYRNSVVRDAATGNLLYVVTSYRNLSFVETKGLDLTANLRFAPTAYGRFSVDFDANYLLSYKTPPAAGAEVEDYVGRGVSGGTYPRYKGSASLTLEKGDWTTKLKANHTAGYKQEQAVGQEHVNSFTTLDWYASYNFSKQLGASLSVQNLFDRTPPFDAYYASRYGLGTNFTLYDLRGRYVRATANYKF, encoded by the coding sequence ATGAATCGTCTCGCTCTGGCGCTCGCTACCGTGGGTGTCATGGGTGCAGCCACTTCCGTCTTTGCCGCCGAGGGCGACAAGGTCGATAAAATTGAAGTAACCGGCTCCCGCATCAAGCGCATTTCGTCCGAAACGCCGTCGCCGATCACCGTGGTGACGCGCAAGGAGATCGAACAGAGCGGCAAGGCCACGGTGGCCGAAGTGCTGCGCTCGGTCAGCGCCAACAATGCCAACAGCTACAACGAAACCTTCTCCAATTCCTTCGCGCCGGGCGCGTCCGGCCTGTCGCTGCGCGGCCTGGGCCAGAAGTCGACGCTGGTGTTGCTGAACGGCCGCCGCGTCGCCAACTACGGCTTCGCGCAGAACCTGTCCGACGCCTTCTTCGACCTGAACAGCATCCCGGCCTCGGCCATCCAGCGCGTCGAGATCCTCAAGGACGGCGCCTCGGCGGTGTACGGCTCCGACGCCATCGCCGGCGTGGTCAACATCATCCTGCGCAAGGACTTCACCGGCCTCGAAGCCTCGGCCAGCGCCGGCACCTCGACCGAGGGCGGCCTCAACGAATACCGCGTGACCGCCACCGGCGGCATCGGCAACCTCGACGAAGACCGCTTCAACGTGCTGGCTTCGTTCGACTATTTCAAGCGCGACAGCCTCAAGGCCACCGAGCGCGACTTCACCAAGGACCAGGATTTCCGCGCCTATCCGGGCGGCCTGTTCGGCTGGTCGGCCTCGGGCGGCACCTACCGCGTGGCCGCGACCAGCCGTCAGGCCTTCGCCACCTGCCCGAACGGCACGGTGAAGATGCCGGCCTCGAACTTCAGCAACCCGTACACCGGCACCAACCTGACCGGTGACGTATGCGCCTTCAACCTGGCGCCGTACACCGAGCTGATGCCCGGCACCGAGCGCGTCAACGGCTTCGTCCGCGGCGCGGCCAACTTCGGCAACCTGCAGGCCTACGGCGAAGTGCTGCTGTCGCACACCGAGACCGAGCAGACCTTCTCGCCGGCCGCCGTCTCCAACACCGGCATCGGCACCCGCTACAACCCGGTCACCGGCGGCCTGTCGCTCGACGACAACAAGCTGCCGGTCGGCAACGCGGCCAACCCGTTCGCCACGCCGTCGCGCTTCGCCTACGCCTTCATCGACGTCGGCCCGCGCAGCGCCAAGATCGACAGCGACAGCTACCGCGTGCTGGGCGGCCTCAAGGGCGAGTTCGGCGGCTGGGAATGGGACGTGGCCGGCGGCCGCTCCGAGAACAAGGCCAAGAACGTCCAGTTCAACCGCATCAACGGCGTGCGGCTGGCCGAGGTCATCAAGAACGGCTCCTACAGCTTCCTCAACCCGCAGAACAGCAAGGCCGTGGCCGACAGCCTGCGGCTGAACCTGAACCGCGAGTCGACCTCGACCGTCGACTTCGCCGACTTCGAGCTCAGCGGCGAGCTGTTCGACCTGCCCGGCGGCAAGGTAGGCATCGCCACCGGCCTCGACTGGCGCCGCGAAGAGATGGACGACCGTCCCGACGACGCGTTGGCCAAGGGTCTGGTGCTGGGCCAGGGCGCGACGCGCACCCAGGGTTCGCGCGACGTGACCGCCGCCTTCGTCGAGCTGAACATGCCGGTGCTCAAGTCGCTCGAGTTCACCCTGGCCGGCCGCCAGGATCGCTACAGCGACTTCGGCTCGGCCTTCTCGCCCAAGATCGGCGCCAAGTGGACGCCGACCCGGCAGGTGATGTTCCGCAGCTCCTACAGCGAGGGCTTCCGCGCTCCGACGCTGGCCGAGAACGCCGAGTCCAACTCGACCTTCTTCGTCAACCTGATCGACCGCAACCACCCGAACCCGGCGCTGCGCGGCCAGACGGTATCGGTCGCCGGCATCATCGCCAGCAACCCGTCGCTGGAAGCCGAGCGTTCCAAGAGCTACACCCTGGGCGTGGTGTTCGAGCCCAGCAACAGCTTCAATACCTCGCTGGACTTCTACAAGATCCGCCAGCGCAAGCTGGTGACCTCGGACGACACCCAGTACGTCGCCGACCACGAGAACGAAGCGCAGTACCGCAACTCGGTGGTGCGCGACGCGGCGACCGGCAACCTGCTGTACGTGGTGACCTCCTACCGCAACCTGTCCTTCGTCGAGACCAAGGGTCTGGACCTGACCGCCAACCTGCGCTTCGCGCCGACCGCCTACGGCCGCTTCAGCGTCGACTTCGACGCCAACTACCTGCTGTCGTACAAGACGCCGCCGGCAGCCGGCGCCGAGGTCGAGGACTACGTCGGCCGCGGCGTGTCGGGCGGTACTTATCCGCGCTACAAGGGCAGCGCGAGCCTGACGCTGGAGAAGGGCGACTGGACCACCAAGCTCAAGGCCAACCACACCGCCGGCTACAAGCAGGAACAGGCGGTCGGCCAGGAGCACGTGAACAGCTTCACCACGCTCGACTGGTACGCCAGCTACAACTTCAGCAAGCAGCTGGGCGCCTCGCTGTCGGTGCAGAACCTGTTCGACCGCACGCCACCGTTCGACGCCTACTACGCCTCGCGCTACGGCCTGGGCACCAACTTCACCTTGTACGACCTGCGCGGCCGCTACGTGCGCGCCACGGCCAACTACAAGTTCTGA
- a CDS encoding zinc-binding alcohol dehydrogenase family protein: MKAVALTRYLPIDHPEALLDLELPKPPAPAGHDLLVRIEAVSVNPVDYKVRAPKDKIESTPRVLGWDAAGVVEAVGEAVSLFKPGDRVYYAGDITRPGSNAEFQLVDERIVGHRPATLDAAQAAALPLTAITAWEALFDRLGIDLDGRHAGKSLLIVGGAGGVGSIAIQLAKLAGLTVIATASRAESRAWCLELGADKVVAHGDGLVAAVREAGLQQVDYILCTSDTDGYFAALAELVAPQGGIVTIVETGKAHDLDPLKAKSAYFAWEFMFTRSMFQTADMIEQHRLLEEVARLIDAGRLRTTLAGTLGPIDAAHLKRAHALLEGGRTIGKLVLAGFGG, translated from the coding sequence ATGAAAGCCGTCGCCCTGACCCGCTACCTGCCGATCGACCATCCCGAAGCCCTGCTCGACCTCGAGCTGCCCAAGCCGCCGGCGCCGGCCGGCCACGACCTGCTGGTGCGTATCGAAGCCGTCTCGGTCAACCCGGTCGACTACAAGGTGCGCGCCCCGAAGGACAAGATCGAGTCCACGCCGCGCGTGCTCGGCTGGGACGCCGCCGGCGTCGTGGAGGCGGTCGGCGAGGCGGTCAGCCTGTTCAAGCCGGGCGATCGCGTCTACTACGCCGGCGACATCACCCGGCCCGGCAGCAACGCCGAATTCCAGCTGGTCGACGAACGCATCGTCGGCCACCGCCCGGCCACGCTGGACGCGGCCCAGGCCGCCGCGCTGCCGCTGACCGCGATCACCGCCTGGGAAGCGCTGTTCGACCGGCTCGGCATCGACCTCGACGGCCGCCACGCCGGCAAGAGCCTGCTGATCGTCGGCGGCGCCGGCGGCGTCGGCTCGATCGCGATCCAGCTGGCCAAGCTGGCCGGCCTGACGGTGATCGCCACCGCCAGCCGCGCCGAATCGCGCGCCTGGTGCCTCGAACTCGGTGCCGACAAGGTGGTGGCGCACGGCGACGGCCTGGTCGCCGCGGTGCGCGAGGCCGGGCTGCAGCAGGTCGACTACATCCTGTGCACCAGCGATACCGACGGCTATTTCGCCGCGCTGGCCGAGCTGGTCGCACCGCAGGGCGGCATCGTCACCATCGTCGAGACCGGCAAGGCGCACGACCTCGACCCGCTCAAGGCCAAGAGCGCCTACTTCGCCTGGGAATTCATGTTCACGCGCTCGATGTTCCAGACCGCCGACATGATCGAGCAGCATCGCCTGCTGGAAGAAGTCGCCAGGCTGATCGACGCCGGCCGGCTGCGCACCACGCTGGCCGGCACGCTCGGGCCGATCGACGCGGCCCACCTCAAGCGCGCCCATGCGCTGCTCGAAGGCGGACGCACCATCGGCAAGCTGGTGCTGGCGGGCTTCGGCGGCTGA
- a CDS encoding LytR/AlgR family response regulator transcription factor, whose amino-acid sequence MTQTQPLALIADDEPHLADYLQARLAELWPELRIAAVARNGLEAVAALKEHEPDVAFLDIKMPGLSGLEVARQADGCHCVFVTAYDQYAVEAFERDAIDYLLKPYSDERLARAVEKLRDRLASQRPADNRNLLETLRSALGGLPIGMLPQRLSWIRAGQGNDVKLIAVDDVCYFHAADKYTTVVTREGEYLIRTSLKELLEQLDPDQFWQVHRATLVNVRDIAEANRDFAGRVTLCLRSRPEKIAVSRAYAHLFKQM is encoded by the coding sequence ATGACCCAGACCCAACCGCTCGCCCTGATCGCCGACGACGAACCCCACCTGGCCGACTACCTGCAGGCGCGGCTGGCCGAGCTGTGGCCCGAGCTGCGCATCGCCGCGGTGGCGCGCAACGGGCTGGAGGCGGTGGCGGCGCTGAAGGAGCACGAGCCCGACGTGGCTTTCCTCGACATCAAGATGCCGGGACTGTCGGGCCTCGAGGTGGCGCGCCAGGCCGACGGCTGCCACTGCGTGTTCGTCACCGCCTACGACCAGTACGCGGTCGAGGCCTTCGAGCGCGACGCCATCGACTACCTGCTCAAGCCCTACAGCGACGAGCGGCTGGCGCGCGCGGTGGAGAAACTGCGCGACCGGCTGGCCAGCCAGCGGCCGGCCGACAACCGCAACCTGCTCGAAACGCTGCGCAGCGCGCTCGGCGGCCTGCCGATCGGCATGCTGCCGCAGCGGCTGAGCTGGATCCGCGCCGGCCAGGGCAACGACGTGAAGCTGATCGCGGTCGACGACGTCTGCTATTTCCATGCCGCCGACAAATACACCACGGTGGTCACGCGCGAAGGCGAATACCTGATCCGCACCTCGCTCAAAGAGCTGCTCGAGCAGCTCGATCCCGACCAGTTCTGGCAAGTGCACCGCGCCACGCTGGTCAACGTGCGCGACATCGCCGAGGCCAACCGCGACTTCGCCGGCCGGGTGACGCTGTGCCTGCGCTCGCGGCCGGAGAAGATCGCGGTCAGCCGCGCTTACGCGCATTTGTTCAAGCAGATGTAA
- a CDS encoding putative quinol monooxygenase, giving the protein MNTLTVVATIAARPGSEALVEAALQALIEPTRREAGCIEYVLHRDQAEPRTFVFVERWSDAAALDAHLQSPHLADYLRRVDGQVEHWQVRRLDRIGR; this is encoded by the coding sequence ATGAATACCCTCACCGTCGTCGCCACCATCGCCGCCCGCCCGGGCAGCGAAGCCCTCGTCGAAGCCGCGCTGCAGGCGCTGATCGAGCCGACCCGGCGGGAAGCCGGCTGCATCGAGTATGTCCTGCACCGCGACCAGGCCGAGCCGCGCACCTTCGTGTTCGTCGAACGCTGGTCCGATGCCGCCGCGCTCGACGCCCATCTGCAATCGCCCCACCTGGCCGACTACCTGCGCCGGGTCGACGGCCAGGTCGAGCACTGGCAGGTCCGCCGCCTCGACCGCATCGGCCGGTAA
- a CDS encoding acyltransferase, protein MRGLLSTLLLALNTVVLGTILLAFAVIKLLLPLHAVRRPVDHVLNAIAERWIGNNGVWIALAQRVQWRVEGLDPLRYGGWYLVESNHRSWVDIFVLQKVFNRRIPMLKFFLKRELIYVPLIGICWWALDFPFMKRHSEAYLKKHPEKRGEDQQTTRRACEKFSLVPTSVMNFLEGTRFTPHKHQQQGSPFQHLLRPKAGGIALALNAMGEKFQSLLDVTIFYPQGTPTLWDLMSGKIRQVVVLVNELPIPREFIQGDYGGDPAFRARVQAWVHGLWEEKDRTLENLRRQYAAG, encoded by the coding sequence TTGCGCGGCCTCCTGTCCACGCTGCTGCTGGCGCTGAACACGGTGGTGCTCGGCACGATCCTGCTGGCCTTCGCCGTGATCAAGCTGCTGCTGCCGCTGCACGCGGTGCGCCGGCCGGTCGACCACGTGCTCAACGCGATCGCCGAGCGCTGGATCGGCAACAACGGCGTCTGGATCGCGTTGGCGCAGCGGGTGCAATGGCGGGTGGAGGGACTCGACCCGCTGCGCTACGGCGGCTGGTACCTGGTCGAGTCGAACCACCGCAGCTGGGTCGACATCTTCGTGCTGCAGAAGGTGTTCAACCGCCGCATCCCGATGCTCAAGTTCTTCCTCAAGCGCGAGCTGATCTACGTGCCGCTGATCGGCATCTGCTGGTGGGCGCTCGACTTCCCGTTCATGAAGCGGCACAGCGAGGCCTACCTGAAGAAGCATCCGGAAAAGCGCGGCGAGGACCAGCAGACCACGCGCCGGGCCTGCGAGAAGTTCAGCCTGGTGCCGACCTCGGTGATGAATTTCCTCGAAGGCACGCGCTTCACGCCGCACAAGCACCAGCAGCAGGGTTCGCCGTTCCAGCACCTGCTGCGGCCCAAGGCCGGCGGCATCGCGCTGGCGCTGAACGCGATGGGCGAGAAATTCCAGTCGCTGCTCGACGTCACCATCTTCTATCCGCAGGGCACGCCGACGCTGTGGGACCTGATGTCGGGCAAGATCCGCCAGGTGGTGGTGCTGGTGAACGAGCTGCCGATCCCGCGCGAATTCATCCAGGGCGACTACGGCGGCGACCCGGCCTTCCGCGCCCGCGTGCAGGCCTGGGTGCACGGACTGTGGGAAGAGAAGGACCGCACGCTGGAGAACCTGCGCCGGCAGTACGCAGCGGGCTGA
- a CDS encoding LysR family transcriptional regulator has protein sequence MLKLDQMAVFAQVVESGSFTAAAARLGLPKSTVSQRLAELEAALGVRLLQRTTRKLSLTGAGQAYLVHCQAMLEAARAADAAVSRLRDAPAGRLRITVPEASGVRLLPELLAAFRARHPQIELDCLVTDAHLDLVADRIDLAFRTGRLHDSSHVSRRVGTVRRVLVASPGYLAREGEPGRPEELARHACLLHASAPQWLLRGEQGTVAVTPAAGYSANSLCHLLEAAAAGAGIAMLPAFLCRDELANGRLRTLLDGCPPVPNDYYAVYPSRSHLPAALLALLDFVEEWDLAARLA, from the coding sequence ATGCTGAAGCTCGACCAGATGGCGGTCTTCGCCCAGGTGGTGGAAAGCGGCAGCTTCACCGCCGCGGCGGCGCGGCTCGGCCTGCCCAAGTCGACCGTGAGCCAGCGCCTGGCCGAGCTCGAGGCCGCGCTCGGCGTGCGGCTGTTGCAGCGGACCACCCGCAAGCTGAGCCTGACCGGCGCCGGCCAGGCCTACCTGGTGCATTGCCAGGCCATGCTCGAAGCCGCCCGCGCGGCCGACGCGGCGGTGTCGCGGCTGCGCGATGCGCCGGCCGGCCGGCTGCGCATCACCGTGCCGGAGGCGTCCGGCGTGCGCCTGCTGCCCGAACTCCTGGCGGCGTTCCGTGCGCGCCATCCGCAGATCGAACTCGATTGCCTGGTGACCGACGCCCACCTCGACCTGGTGGCCGACCGCATCGACCTGGCCTTCCGTACCGGCCGGCTGCACGACTCCAGCCATGTCTCGCGCCGCGTCGGCACGGTGCGGCGGGTGCTGGTGGCCTCGCCCGGCTACCTGGCGCGCGAGGGCGAGCCGGGCCGGCCCGAGGAGCTGGCGCGCCACGCCTGCCTCCTGCACGCCTCGGCGCCGCAATGGCTGCTGCGCGGCGAGCAGGGCACGGTGGCGGTCACGCCGGCCGCCGGCTATTCGGCCAACAGCCTGTGCCACCTGCTCGAGGCCGCGGCCGCCGGCGCCGGCATCGCCATGCTGCCGGCCTTCCTGTGCCGCGACGAACTGGCGAACGGCCGGCTGCGCACGCTGCTCGACGGCTGCCCGCCGGTGCCGAACGACTACTACGCGGTCTACCCGAGCCGCAGTCACCTGCCGGCGGCGCTGCTGGCGCTGCTCGACTTCGTCGAGGAATGGGACCTGGCGGCGCGGCTGGCTTGA
- the tpx gene encoding thiol peroxidase, producing the protein MATVLLNGEPIGVGGRFPRVGDTAHSFMLVDTNLGDVPLSKFMGRRKIIAVVPSVDAEIGLKITRRLESIADGFPNTKSFVVSVDTPYALSRIIAVENIRKVQLLSTLRGRDFHKDYGVMITDIPLSGMMSTALFGIDENDTVLYAELVQDVNAEPNYQKLAEAMLSQP; encoded by the coding sequence ATGGCCACCGTGCTACTCAACGGCGAACCGATCGGCGTCGGCGGCCGATTCCCCCGCGTGGGCGATACCGCGCACAGCTTCATGCTGGTCGACACCAATCTCGGCGACGTGCCTTTGTCCAAGTTCATGGGCCGCCGCAAGATCATCGCGGTGGTGCCTAGCGTCGACGCCGAGATCGGGCTCAAGATCACCCGCCGGCTCGAATCGATCGCCGACGGCTTCCCCAACACCAAGAGCTTCGTCGTGTCGGTCGACACGCCCTACGCGCTGTCGCGCATCATCGCGGTCGAGAACATCCGCAAGGTGCAATTGCTGTCCACGCTGCGCGGCCGCGACTTCCACAAGGACTACGGCGTGATGATCACCGACATCCCGCTGTCGGGCATGATGTCGACCGCGCTGTTCGGCATCGACGAGAACGACACCGTGCTGTACGCCGAACTGGTGCAGGACGTGAACGCGGAACCGAATTACCAGAAGCTGGCCGAAGCGATGCTGTCGCAGCCGTAA
- the tpx gene encoding thiol peroxidase encodes MSTVTLRGNPIPVEGDFPAAGSQAPAFKLVGADLADVTLENYAGRRKVLNIFPSIDTPTCATSTRKFNAEADKLANTVVLCISADLPFAQKRFCGAEGLANVVTLSTMRGREFIRDYGVEIAGGPLAGVTARAVVVLDEQNKVLHSELVGEIADEPNYEAALAVLK; translated from the coding sequence ATGTCCACCGTGACCCTCCGCGGCAACCCGATCCCCGTCGAAGGCGACTTTCCCGCCGCCGGCAGCCAGGCCCCGGCCTTCAAGCTGGTCGGCGCCGACCTGGCCGACGTCACGCTCGAGAACTATGCCGGCCGCCGCAAGGTGCTGAACATCTTCCCGAGCATCGACACCCCGACCTGCGCCACCTCGACCCGCAAGTTCAACGCCGAGGCCGACAAGCTGGCCAATACCGTGGTGCTGTGCATCTCGGCCGACCTGCCGTTCGCGCAGAAGCGCTTCTGCGGCGCCGAGGGCCTGGCCAACGTGGTGACGCTGTCGACCATGCGCGGCCGCGAGTTCATCCGCGACTACGGCGTCGAGATCGCCGGCGGCCCGCTGGCCGGCGTGACCGCGCGCGCGGTGGTGGTGCTCGACGAGCAGAACAAGGTGCTGCACAGCGAGCTGGTCGGCGAGATCGCCGACGAGCCGAACTACGAAGCTGCACTGGCGGTGCTGAAGTAA
- a CDS encoding DUF3025 domain-containing protein: MPDWPQDLLDASPWFAVLRPLWPRLGWQRFPAEADWATLDPALRPHTDGGRPVHFVAADGLPGEGYEARIGRCGEVATRPGNWHDAFNALCWLAWPRSKAALNALHLRELAAQAGPQRSRVRDCATLFDESGLVLAYCGDSPLAALRGHDWDELFLARRGDWGRRLAPLAFGHALLEKGLAPFVGIVARTMLVEVEPGWFDAAPGERLDRLDRAVAAAIADGLLAAPGALSPLPVLGIPGWWPRQDAAFYADRQHFRPRRVVVHQD; the protein is encoded by the coding sequence ATGCCCGACTGGCCGCAAGACCTTCTCGACGCTTCGCCCTGGTTCGCCGTCCTGCGGCCGCTGTGGCCCCGGCTGGGCTGGCAGCGCTTCCCGGCCGAGGCCGACTGGGCAACGCTCGATCCCGCGCTGCGGCCGCACACCGACGGCGGCCGGCCGGTCCATTTCGTCGCCGCCGACGGCCTGCCCGGCGAGGGCTACGAGGCGCGCATCGGCCGCTGCGGCGAGGTCGCCACCCGGCCCGGCAATTGGCACGACGCGTTCAACGCGCTGTGCTGGCTGGCCTGGCCGCGAAGCAAGGCAGCGCTCAACGCGCTGCATCTGCGCGAGCTGGCGGCCCAGGCCGGCCCGCAACGCAGCCGCGTACGCGATTGCGCCACGCTGTTCGACGAATCGGGCCTGGTGCTCGCCTATTGCGGCGACTCGCCGCTGGCGGCGCTGCGCGGGCACGACTGGGACGAGCTGTTCCTGGCCCGGCGCGGCGACTGGGGCCGGCGGCTGGCGCCGCTCGCCTTCGGCCATGCGCTGCTGGAAAAGGGCCTGGCGCCCTTCGTCGGCATCGTGGCGCGGACCATGCTGGTCGAGGTCGAACCCGGCTGGTTCGACGCGGCGCCGGGCGAAAGGCTGGACCGGCTCGACCGGGCGGTCGCCGCCGCCATCGCCGACGGCCTGCTGGCCGCGCCCGGGGCGCTGTCGCCGCTGCCGGTGCTCGGCATCCCGGGCTGGTGGCCGCGGCAGGACGCCGCCTTCTACGCCGACCGGCAGCATTTCAGGCCGCGCCGCGTCGTCGTTCATCAAGACTGA